In a single window of the Caloenas nicobarica isolate bCalNic1 chromosome 8, bCalNic1.hap1, whole genome shotgun sequence genome:
- the ETV5 gene encoding ETS translocation variant 5, producing MDGFYDQQVPFMGPGKSCTEEGRGRPGSDRKRKFLETDLAHDSEELFQDLSQLQEAWLAEAQVPDDEQFVPDFQSDNLVLHAPPLAKIKRELHSPSSELSSCSHEQALCAGYGDKCLYNCCAYDRKPPAGFKPLTPPATPVSPAHQGSALLPPAPAVQAAAHGAAPAPLQEQRPQTFAVPRPPHPPMHMPKMMSENQYPAEHRFQRQLSEPCHPFPPQPGVAGDSRPVYQRQLSEPLGPPGPRPPQGFKQEYHDPLYEHSGHGLPGPPGHSFQPPMGIKQEPRDYCIDSEVPNCQSSYLRGPFPSSHDGFSYEKDTRLYFDDTCVVPERLEGKVKQEPTLYREGPPYQRRGSLQLWQFLVTLLDDPANAHFIAWTGRGMEFKLIEPEEVARRWGIQKNRPAMNYDKLSRSLRYYYEKGIMQKVAGERYVYKFVCDPDALFSMAYPDNQRPFLKTEPDCPVPEEETVPLTHFEDSPAFLLEMEPCGSLPYAEAFAY from the exons ATGGACGGCTTCTATGACCAGCAGGTTCCCTTCATGGGCCCCGGG AAGTCCTGCACAGAGGAGGGCCGAGGCCGGCCGGGGTCCgataggaaaaggaaatttttggAGACTGACCTGGCCCACGACTCGGAAG AGCTCTTCCAGGAtctcagccagctccaagaGGCCTGGCTAGCTGAAG ctcaggTCCCCGATGATGAACAATTTGTCCCAGATTTCCAGTCTGACAACT TGGTCCTGCACGCCCCACCTCTGGCCAAGATCAAGCGGGAGCTGCACAGCCCTTCCTCGGAGCTGTCATCCTGCAGCCACGAGCAGGCTCTCTGTGCTGGCTATGGGGACAAGTGCCTCTACAACTGCTG TGCCTATGACAGGAAGCCCCCCGCCGGGTTCAAGCCATTAACGCCGCCCGCCACGCCGGTGTCCCCCGCGCACCAGGGCTCGGCCCTGCTACCGCCAGCCCCGGccgtgcaggcagctgcccacggggcggccccggccccgctgcaggagcagaggccGCAGACCTTCGCCGTGCCGCGGCCGCCGCACCCGCCCATGCACATGCCAAAGATGATGTCCGAGAACCAGTATCCCGCAGAGCACAG GTTTCAGAGGCAGCTGTCGGAGCCCTGCCACCCCTTCCCGCCGCAGCCGGGGGTCGCGGGGGACAGCCGCCCCGTCTACCAGCGGCAGCTGTCGGAGCCGCTGGGCCCCCCCGGCCCTCGCCCCCCTCAGGGATTCAAGCAGGAGTACCACGACCCGCTCTACGAGCACAGCGGCCACGGCctgcccggcccccccggccacAGCTTCCAGCCCCCCATGGGCATCAAGCAGGAGCCCCGGGACTACTGCATCGACTCAG AAGTGCCTAACTGCCAGTCCTCCTACCTGCGGGGGCCGTTCCCCAGCAGCCATGACG GATTTTCTTATGAAAAGGACACACGATTGTATTTCGATGACACGTGCGTGGTACCGGAGAGGCTGGAGG GTAAAGTGAAGCAGGAGCCCACCCTGTACCGCGAGGGCCCTCCCTACCAGCGCCGCGggtccctgcagctctggcagtTCCTGGTCACCCTCCTGGACGACCCCGCCAATGCCCACTTCATCGCCTGGACCGGCCGGGGCATGGAGTTCAAGCTGATCGAGCCCGAGGAG GTAGCGCGGCGCTGGGGCATCCAGAAGAACCGGCCAGCCATGAACTACGACAAGCTCAGCCGCTCCCTGCGCTACTACTACGAGAAGGGCATCATGCAGAAG GTGGCTGGCGAGCGGTACGTCTATAAGTTTGTCTGCGACCCCGACGCCCTCTTCTCCATGGCCTACCCCGACAACCAGCGCCCGTTCCTGAAGACGGAGCCCGACTGCCCGGTGCCCGAGGAGGAGACGGTGCCGCTGACGCACTTCGAGGACAGCCCGGCGTTCctgctggagatggagcccTGCGGCAGCCTGCCCTACGCCGAGGCCTTTGCCTACTGA